A genome region from Ligilactobacillus cholophilus includes the following:
- the pknB gene encoding Stk1 family PASTA domain-containing Ser/Thr kinase: MRIGYIVDHRYKILNFLGEGGMANVYEAEDLVLHRKVTLKMLRLDLQGDSKAVDRFRKEANSLTKLSDPHIVKIYDFGNKLGIPYLVMEYIKGMDLKSYLKNNYPLSLEKVVDIMQQVLSAVKAAHQMGIIHRDLKPQNILIDDFGKIKVTDFGISIATIESATITKTNTMVGSVHYISPEQARGSIITNQSDIYSLGIILFELLTGRVPYQGETAVSIAVKHYQNKLPSVKSINPKIPQSMENIVLRATAKNLNDRYQTIEEMQRDLKTALLPIRKNEPKWEPEESLQEETKILEMPISQSKQNKEKTKTKKRKFNRHPIALSVGIVGILFIALIFVLSLKVQVPDLRGMNIKEAQEVLLSNNLKLGKKVYQYSNSYLKGQTIKTIPARQATVKRNSKVNIVISKGPHKIKFGSYVGQDYEKVRNKLLKKGTLVSEEKEYSNKVPKGKIISQNVNPDMKVNMYQLPVTFTVSQGIKEFKIRDLSGYTQKSVEDYALEHNLTVIFNEEYSDTVPEGQVISQSPEADSEIQEGSQVTVTISLG, from the coding sequence ATGAGAATAGGTTACATTGTCGACCATCGTTATAAAATACTAAATTTTTTGGGTGAAGGCGGAATGGCAAATGTTTATGAAGCTGAAGATTTAGTATTACATCGAAAAGTTACTTTGAAAATGTTGCGATTAGATTTGCAGGGTGATTCTAAAGCTGTAGATCGATTTCGCAAGGAAGCAAATTCACTGACAAAGTTAAGTGATCCGCATATAGTTAAAATTTATGATTTTGGAAATAAATTGGGAATCCCATATTTGGTAATGGAATATATTAAAGGAATGGATTTAAAGTCATATTTAAAAAACAATTATCCATTATCTTTAGAAAAAGTTGTTGATATTATGCAACAAGTTCTATCTGCAGTAAAAGCTGCACATCAAATGGGAATAATTCACCGAGACTTAAAACCACAAAATATTTTGATAGATGATTTTGGAAAAATAAAAGTGACTGATTTTGGTATTTCAATTGCGACAATTGAATCAGCAACAATTACAAAAACAAATACTATGGTTGGATCAGTACATTACATTTCACCTGAACAAGCTCGTGGTTCCATCATCACAAACCAATCTGATATTTATTCATTAGGAATTATTTTATTTGAATTGCTAACAGGAAGGGTTCCTTATCAGGGAGAAACTGCGGTATCAATTGCTGTGAAACATTATCAAAATAAGCTTCCATCTGTGAAATCGATAAATCCTAAAATTCCACAATCAATGGAAAATATTGTATTACGTGCAACTGCCAAAAATTTGAATGACAGGTATCAAACGATTGAAGAAATGCAGAGAGATCTAAAAACTGCATTACTTCCAATTAGAAAAAATGAGCCTAAGTGGGAACCAGAGGAATCATTGCAAGAAGAAACGAAGATACTTGAAATGCCAATTTCACAATCAAAGCAAAATAAAGAAAAAACTAAAACTAAAAAAAGAAAATTTAATCGTCATCCAATTGCTTTATCAGTTGGAATAGTTGGCATTTTATTTATTGCATTGATTTTTGTTTTATCATTAAAAGTTCAAGTTCCTGATTTAAGAGGAATGAATATAAAGGAAGCTCAAGAAGTTCTTTTAAGTAATAATCTTAAATTGGGTAAAAAAGTTTATCAGTACAGTAATTCGTATTTAAAAGGTCAAACTATAAAAACGATACCTGCACGACAAGCAACAGTAAAAAGAAATTCGAAGGTTAATATTGTAATTTCTAAAGGACCACATAAAATAAAGTTTGGCTCATATGTCGGACAAGATTATGAGAAAGTACGTAATAAACTTTTGAAAAAGGGCACACTTGTAAGTGAAGAAAAGGAATATTCTAATAAAGTTCCAAAGGGAAAGATTATTAGTCAGAATGTTAATCCAGATATGAAAGTTAATATGTATCAACTACCAGTAACGTTTACAGTGAGTCAAGGAATTAAGGAATTTAAAATTAGAGATTTAAGTGGATATACTCAAAAAAGTGTAGAAGATTATGCTTTAGAACATAATTTAACTGTAATTTTTAATGAAGAATATTCAGATACTGTTCCAGAAGGTCAAGTGATTTCACAGTCTCCTGAAGCAGATTCAGAAATTCAAGAAGGATCTCAAGTTACAGTTACAATTTCATTGGGATAG
- the rpmB gene encoding 50S ribosomal protein L28, which yields MAKDYITGRKTTFGKKRSHALNQTNRSWKPNLQKVRILVDGKPKKVWVSTRALKSGKVTRV from the coding sequence ATGGCTAAAGATTATATTACAGGTCGTAAGACAACTTTTGGTAAAAAACGTTCACACGCTTTAAACCAAACAAATCGTAGCTGGAAGCCAAACTTGCAAAAAGTTCGTATCTTAGTTGATGGTAAACCTAAGAAGGTTTGGGTTTCAACACGTGCTTTAAAATCAGGTAAAGTTACTCGTGTTTAA
- the rsgA gene encoding ribosome small subunit-dependent GTPase A, whose amino-acid sequence MYLKGQIRQSLSGYYDVVTPDGEEVRTRARGVFRKKRQSPLVGDWVDFKVEHDEGYLLKIYPRKNQLIRPAIANVDAAIVVSACVQPDFSSNLLDRQLIMLESNKIMPILYFSKVDLLNEDQKSSMDKIFDYYKKFYPIATSIDDMLDLLNTISEKVIVVMGQTGAGKSTLLNKIDPELNLQTGEISKALSRGKHTTRKVTLISVQDNLIADTPGFSSFDLLEISKEELPNYYPDFIIYRDKCKYRGCLHVNEPGCAVKDAVASNEILQSRYDNYLQFHKMILQQKPKY is encoded by the coding sequence ATGTATTTGAAGGGCCAAATTCGGCAATCATTAAGTGGATATTACGATGTAGTAACACCAGATGGAGAAGAAGTTCGTACACGTGCACGAGGAGTATTTAGAAAAAAACGTCAATCGCCACTTGTAGGAGATTGGGTAGATTTTAAAGTAGAACATGATGAAGGATATTTGTTAAAAATTTATCCAAGAAAAAACCAATTAATTAGACCTGCAATTGCAAATGTGGATGCAGCAATTGTAGTTAGTGCTTGTGTACAACCTGATTTTTCTAGTAATTTATTAGACCGCCAATTAATAATGCTAGAGTCTAATAAAATAATGCCAATATTATATTTTTCAAAAGTTGATTTATTAAATGAAGATCAAAAGAGTTCAATGGATAAAATTTTTGATTATTATAAAAAATTTTATCCTATTGCCACATCAATTGATGATATGTTAGATTTATTAAATACAATCTCTGAAAAAGTTATTGTAGTAATGGGGCAAACTGGAGCCGGTAAATCAACTCTTTTAAATAAAATTGATCCTGAATTAAATTTACAAACAGGTGAAATTTCAAAAGCATTAAGCAGGGGAAAACATACTACTAGGAAAGTCACTTTGATTAGTGTACAGGATAATTTAATCGCTGATACACCTGGATTTTCATCGTTTGATCTTCTAGAAATTTCGAAAGAGGAGTTACCTAATTATTATCCAGATTTTATTATATATCGTGATAAATGTAAGTACAGGGGCTGTTTACATGTAAATGAACCTGGATGTGCTGTTAAAGATGCAGTTGCATCAAATGAGATTTTACAGTCACGATATGATAATTATTTGCAATTTCATAAAATGATTTTGCAACAAAAACCTAAATATTAA
- the rpe gene encoding ribulose-phosphate 3-epimerase, translating to MEIVPSILSANFAHLAKDIKKVENSINYLHIDIMDGQFVENLSFGPMIVSAIRPLTDLKFECHLMVLNPEKYLIKLKEAGANVIGVHVESTAHIHRVIDAIHRLGMEAEIVLNPGTPIALIEPLLDEVESILVMTVDPGAGGQKMIKKCLKKVLTLSELRDMNDYNYRIEIDGGVNKDTIQNAQSMGVDRAVAGSYVFKSDNPSERIATLMKECQKDES from the coding sequence ATGGAAATTGTGCCTTCTATTTTAAGTGCTAATTTTGCACATTTAGCAAAAGATATAAAGAAAGTTGAGAATAGTATAAACTATTTGCATATTGATATTATGGATGGACAATTTGTTGAAAATTTGTCATTTGGTCCAATGATAGTTTCTGCTATTCGACCATTAACTGATTTAAAATTTGAATGTCATTTAATGGTTTTGAATCCTGAAAAATATTTAATTAAATTAAAAGAAGCTGGAGCTAATGTAATTGGAGTTCATGTTGAATCAACTGCTCATATACATAGAGTAATTGATGCTATTCATCGTTTAGGAATGGAAGCTGAGATAGTTTTGAATCCTGGTACACCTATTGCTCTAATTGAGCCTTTATTAGATGAAGTAGAGTCAATTTTAGTCATGACAGTAGATCCAGGTGCAGGTGGTCAAAAAATGATAAAAAAATGTTTAAAAAAAGTTTTGACCTTATCGGAACTACGGGATATGAATGATTATAATTATCGTATTGAAATTGATGGAGGCGTTAATAAAGATACTATTCAAAATGCTCAAAGCATGGGTGTTGATAGAGCGGTTGCTGGTTCTTATGTTTTCAAAAGCGATAATCCAAGTGAGAGAATAGCTACTTTAATGAAAGAATGCCAAAAAGATGAAAGTTAA
- a CDS encoding DAK2 domain-containing protein has product MKVSKITENEFRKMIAVSSNRLNTNAEFINSLNVFPVPDGDTGTNMSLSFASGAKYVSESTSTDVGQLAQALAKGLLMGARGNSGVILSQVFRGFSKNVASKETLTPQDLADAIVAGVQTAYKAVMKPQEGTILTVARKAAEAATKVAKNSDDCVEVMKATYDAAEEALKTTPDLLPVLKEVGVVDSGGQGLTFVYQGFYDALSGNVRDENEYQLTPADMEDMVNAEHHKSAQGQLNTEDIKYGYCTEIMIRLGAGRLVDEEFDYDTFRGYLSEFGNSLLVIADDEVVKVHVHTEQPGKVLSYGQKFGSLIKVKVDNMRLQHETILEQDREAEKVQENEQEEISKQIAGDYGIIAVASGDGIAKLFHSVGVTKIIHGGQTMNPSTKDIVDAINETGAKKVLVLPNNKNIFLAAEQASEVVDVDVKVIHTRTIPQGLTAMIEFSSDASIDENQEAMEEALEDVVSGQVTVAVRDTVIDGTEIKKDNYMGIVDGKITITDSDRKKTTIEMIRSMLDVNDGDVITIIYGKDATSEEAKEIAKEVEKIDSDYQVEVHEGDQPIYPYLISVE; this is encoded by the coding sequence TTGAAAGTTTCAAAGATTACTGAAAATGAATTTCGTAAAATGATTGCTGTTAGTTCAAATCGTTTGAATACAAATGCAGAATTTATTAATTCATTGAACGTTTTTCCTGTTCCAGACGGTGATACAGGTACAAATATGAGTCTTTCATTTGCTAGTGGAGCAAAGTATGTTTCTGAATCAACATCAACTGATGTTGGACAATTAGCACAAGCATTAGCTAAAGGATTATTAATGGGAGCACGTGGAAATTCTGGTGTTATTTTATCACAAGTATTTCGTGGCTTTAGTAAAAATGTTGCATCAAAAGAAACATTAACTCCTCAAGATTTAGCAGATGCTATTGTTGCTGGTGTTCAAACTGCATATAAAGCAGTTATGAAACCACAAGAGGGAACTATTTTGACAGTTGCTAGAAAAGCTGCTGAAGCAGCTACAAAAGTTGCAAAAAATTCAGACGATTGTGTTGAAGTTATGAAAGCAACATATGATGCAGCTGAAGAAGCACTTAAAACTACACCTGATTTATTACCTGTCTTAAAAGAAGTTGGTGTAGTTGATTCTGGTGGACAAGGACTTACTTTTGTATATCAAGGATTTTATGATGCATTATCAGGTAATGTTCGTGATGAAAATGAATACCAATTAACACCTGCTGATATGGAGGATATGGTAAATGCAGAGCATCACAAGAGTGCCCAAGGTCAATTAAATACTGAAGACATTAAATATGGTTACTGTACTGAAATTATGATTCGTTTGGGTGCTGGTCGACTTGTAGATGAAGAATTTGATTATGATACATTTAGAGGATACTTATCAGAATTTGGTAATTCATTATTAGTTATTGCCGACGATGAAGTTGTTAAAGTGCATGTGCATACTGAACAACCAGGTAAGGTTCTTTCTTATGGACAAAAATTTGGCTCATTGATTAAAGTTAAAGTTGATAATATGCGTTTACAACATGAAACAATATTGGAACAAGATCGTGAAGCTGAAAAAGTTCAAGAAAATGAACAAGAAGAAATCAGTAAGCAAATTGCTGGTGATTATGGAATTATTGCAGTTGCATCTGGAGATGGAATTGCTAAATTATTCCATAGTGTAGGTGTAACAAAAATTATTCATGGTGGACAAACTATGAATCCAAGTACAAAAGATATTGTTGATGCAATCAATGAAACAGGTGCTAAAAAAGTATTAGTACTTCCAAATAATAAAAATATCTTTTTAGCTGCAGAACAAGCAAGTGAAGTAGTAGATGTAGATGTAAAGGTTATTCATACACGTACTATTCCACAAGGATTAACAGCAATGATCGAATTTTCATCTGATGCATCAATAGATGAAAATCAAGAAGCTATGGAAGAAGCATTGGAAGACGTTGTTTCTGGTCAAGTTACAGTTGCGGTTCGTGATACAGTAATTGATGGAACAGAAATCAAGAAAGATAATTATATGGGAATTGTTGATGGTAAAATTACCATCACGGATTCTGATCGTAAAAAAACTACAATTGAAATGATTCGTTCAATGCTAGATGTTAATGACGGTGATGTAATTACTATCATTTATGGTAAGGATGCAACTTCAGAAGAAGCTAAAGAGATAGCTAAAGAGGTTGAGAAAATTGATTCTGATTATCAAGTAGAAGTACATGAAGGTGATCAACCAATTTATCCTTACTTAATTTCAGTAGAATAA
- a CDS encoding thiamine diphosphokinase, producing the protein MKVKILTGGPDDCIPNEIYDYKSDNWCGVDIGASKLIEHDINPLLSIGDFDSSTARELELVRLKSKKTIYKPLKDDITDTELALRYLITNYEIDQIELYGATGGRLDQLLANIFFILKPCYQNYVEKIQIIDKWNKIKFFLPGSHQLEKDNDMKYLAFVPLTQVKELELPDEKYTLNKTNFMAPVSLSSNEFIGKNASFSFRNGVVMVIQSKD; encoded by the coding sequence ATGAAAGTTAAAATTTTAACAGGTGGCCCTGATGATTGTATTCCTAATGAAATATATGATTATAAAAGTGATAATTGGTGTGGCGTAGATATTGGAGCTAGCAAACTGATTGAACATGATATTAATCCTTTATTATCGATTGGGGATTTTGATTCATCCACAGCAAGAGAATTAGAATTAGTTCGACTTAAGAGTAAAAAAACAATCTATAAACCATTAAAGGATGATATTACAGATACAGAATTAGCTTTAAGATATTTAATAACTAATTACGAAATCGACCAAATTGAGTTATATGGAGCAACAGGAGGACGATTAGATCAGTTATTAGCTAATATATTTTTTATCTTAAAGCCATGCTATCAGAATTATGTTGAAAAAATTCAAATTATAGATAAATGGAATAAAATAAAATTTTTCTTACCTGGAAGTCATCAATTGGAAAAAGATAATGATATGAAGTATTTAGCTTTTGTACCATTAACTCAAGTAAAAGAACTTGAATTGCCTGATGAAAAATATACATTAAATAAAACTAATTTTATGGCACCTGTTTCTTTATCAAGTAATGAATTTATAGGAAAAAATGCTAGTTTTAGTTTTAGAAATGGTGTTGTAATGGTAATTCAAAGTAAAGATTAA
- a CDS encoding Asp23/Gls24 family envelope stress response protein: MAVKIQNQLGKIDISNDVIATVVGGAATEIFGIVGMASKNQIRDNFNEILKRDNYSKGVVVRQTEEGIVIDVYIIVGYGTKISEVCRNVQEKVKYNLDSMLGVTAKAVNVIVQGVKVIED, encoded by the coding sequence ATGGCAGTAAAGATTCAAAACCAACTAGGAAAGATCGATATTAGTAATGATGTAATTGCAACTGTTGTTGGTGGAGCCGCAACTGAGATTTTTGGAATTGTTGGAATGGCAAGTAAGAATCAAATTCGTGATAACTTTAACGAAATTTTGAAACGTGACAATTATTCAAAAGGGGTAGTTGTTCGTCAAACAGAAGAAGGTATTGTGATTGATGTATATATCATTGTTGGATATGGTACTAAGATTTCTGAAGTTTGCCGGAATGTTCAAGAAAAAGTTAAATATAATCTGGACTCAATGCTTGGAGTTACAGCCAAAGCAGTTAACGTTATTGTTCAAGGTGTAAAAGTAATCGAAGATTAA